In Pectobacterium aroidearum, the following are encoded in one genomic region:
- the lolD gene encoding lipoprotein-releasing ABC transporter ATP-binding protein LolD — MSNLSLLQCNNLSKRYQDGKLSTDVLRDVSFEMSSGEMMAIVGSSGSGKSTLLHVLGGLDTPTSGEVIFKGQSLNTLSAAAKADLRNRELGFIYQFHHLLPDFTALENVAMPLLIGKVPTSQAQDKAREMLAAVGLEARSHHRSSELSGGERQRVAIARALVNSPSLVLADEPTGNLDQRTADTIFELLGELNVRQGTAFLVVTHDLQLASRLNRQLEMRDGQLQQELTLMGARQ; from the coding sequence ATGAGTAATTTATCATTATTGCAGTGCAACAACCTGTCCAAGCGCTATCAGGACGGCAAGCTGTCGACTGACGTGTTGCGCGACGTCTCTTTTGAGATGAGCAGCGGGGAGATGATGGCGATCGTCGGGAGTTCCGGTTCGGGCAAAAGTACGTTGCTGCATGTGCTGGGCGGGTTGGATACGCCGACGTCGGGCGAGGTTATCTTTAAAGGTCAGTCGCTGAATACGCTCTCGGCGGCGGCAAAGGCAGATTTACGCAACCGCGAGCTGGGTTTTATTTATCAATTCCACCATCTGTTGCCGGATTTCACCGCGCTGGAAAATGTGGCGATGCCGCTGCTGATTGGTAAAGTGCCAACCTCGCAGGCGCAGGATAAAGCACGGGAAATGCTGGCGGCTGTCGGGCTGGAGGCGCGAAGCCACCACCGTTCGTCGGAGCTGTCCGGCGGTGAGCGGCAGCGTGTCGCTATTGCACGAGCGTTGGTTAACAGCCCGTCGCTGGTGTTGGCGGACGAACCGACGGGTAACCTTGACCAACGCACGGCGGATACCATTTTCGAACTGCTGGGAGAGCTAAACGTCCGGCAGGGCACTGCGTTTTTGGTGGTGACGCACGATCTGCAACTGGCTAGCCGACTGAACCGCCAACTGGAAATGCGTGATGGTCAATTGCAGCAAGAGCTGACCCTGATGGGAGCGCGGCAATGA
- a CDS encoding oxidoreductase, whose amino-acid sequence MKSKVILVTGASSGIGEATVMRLKAAGHTIYAAARRVERMQKLAEAGIRVLPLDVTESVSIQTVVDTIIAECGRIDVVVNNAGYGSYGAVEEVSLEEGRAQFEVNVFGAVQLTQRILPHMRAQRSGTVINITSMGGKIYTPLGAWYHGTKFALEAISDCLRLEVEPFGIDVVVIEPGGIKTEWADIAAAKLLGVSGDGAYAKQAQAMADSMVSESSRKRQSSPNMIADTIALAVSARRPKTRYAVGFGVKPIMCIRRLLSDRAFDRFMRMATGISRSTK is encoded by the coding sequence ATGAAATCAAAAGTTATTCTGGTGACTGGCGCCTCCTCGGGGATTGGTGAAGCGACCGTTATGCGTTTAAAGGCCGCCGGCCATACTATTTATGCTGCTGCTCGTCGGGTCGAGAGGATGCAGAAACTGGCAGAGGCGGGGATACGTGTACTGCCGCTGGATGTGACAGAGAGTGTCTCGATACAGACGGTGGTGGATACCATCATTGCCGAATGTGGGCGTATCGACGTTGTGGTAAACAATGCGGGTTATGGTTCCTATGGCGCTGTGGAAGAGGTGTCTCTAGAGGAGGGACGCGCCCAGTTTGAGGTGAACGTCTTTGGTGCAGTACAGCTAACGCAACGGATACTGCCGCATATGCGGGCACAACGTTCTGGCACCGTGATTAACATTACTTCGATGGGAGGGAAGATTTATACACCTCTCGGTGCCTGGTATCACGGAACCAAATTTGCACTGGAAGCGATCAGCGACTGCCTGCGTCTGGAAGTGGAGCCTTTCGGTATTGATGTCGTGGTCATTGAACCCGGTGGCATTAAAACCGAGTGGGCAGATATTGCCGCCGCGAAACTGTTGGGTGTATCAGGGGACGGAGCCTATGCAAAACAGGCACAGGCGATGGCCGATTCCATGGTGAGTGAAAGTAGCCGGAAACGCCAGTCTTCCCCGAATATGATTGCTGACACTATCGCTCTGGCAGTGAGCGCTCGTCGGCCCAAAACACGCTATGCCGTCGGTTTTGGTGTAAAGCCGATAATGTGTATACGTCGGCTGCTATCAGACCGTGCCTTTGACCGCTTCATGCGTATGGCGACCGGTATTTCTCGCTCAACTAAATGA
- the lolC gene encoding lipoprotein-releasing ABC transporter permease subunit LolC, whose amino-acid sequence MYQPVALFIGLRYMRGRASDRFGRFVSWLSAIGITLGVMALVTVLSVMNGFERELEDNILGVMPQAVISTPQGSLNPALIPASSLDSLDGVTRIAPLTTGDVVLQSARSVAVGVMLGIDPDEQEPLSRYLVNVKQQQLQPGQYQVILGEKLAAQLEVKAGDQIRMMVTSASQLTPMGRIPSQRIFTVVGTFAANSEVDSYQLLVNQQDASRLMRYPANHITGWRLWLEKPLSVDTLSTQTLPEGTVWKDWRERKGELFQAVRMEKNMMGLLLSLIVAVAAFNIITSLGLLVMEKQGEVAILQTQGLTQRQIMAVFMVQGGSAGVIGALLGAVLGTLLASQLNTLMPILGVLLDGAALPVDIDPAQVVTIAISAMVIALLSTLYPSWRAAAVQPAEALRYE is encoded by the coding sequence ATGTATCAACCTGTCGCTTTATTTATTGGCCTGCGCTACATGCGTGGGCGTGCATCAGACCGCTTCGGCCGGTTTGTCTCCTGGTTATCCGCCATTGGTATCACGCTGGGCGTGATGGCGCTGGTCACCGTGCTTTCCGTGATGAATGGCTTCGAGCGCGAACTGGAAGACAATATTCTGGGCGTGATGCCTCAAGCGGTCATCTCTACGCCGCAAGGTTCGCTGAACCCGGCGTTGATTCCTGCTTCCTCCTTAGACTCGCTGGACGGCGTGACGCGCATTGCGCCGTTGACGACGGGCGATGTGGTGCTGCAAAGCGCCCGCAGCGTTGCCGTGGGCGTGATGTTAGGGATTGATCCTGACGAGCAGGAGCCACTGTCGCGCTATCTGGTCAACGTCAAACAGCAGCAGCTGCAACCCGGTCAGTATCAGGTCATTTTGGGCGAAAAACTGGCCGCACAGCTAGAGGTTAAAGCTGGCGATCAGATTCGCATGATGGTGACGAGTGCCAGCCAGCTAACGCCGATGGGGCGTATTCCCAGCCAGCGTATCTTCACCGTTGTCGGCACCTTTGCCGCGAACAGCGAAGTGGATAGCTATCAGCTGTTGGTCAATCAGCAGGATGCCTCTCGATTGATGCGCTATCCGGCGAACCACATTACCGGCTGGCGTTTGTGGCTGGAAAAACCGCTGTCGGTTGATACGTTGAGCACGCAAACGCTGCCGGAAGGCACGGTCTGGAAAGACTGGCGCGAACGTAAAGGCGAGCTGTTTCAGGCCGTGCGCATGGAGAAAAACATGATGGGGCTGCTGCTCAGCCTGATCGTGGCCGTGGCCGCTTTCAACATTATTACCTCACTGGGTTTACTGGTGATGGAAAAACAGGGTGAAGTCGCCATTTTGCAAACGCAGGGGCTGACTCAACGCCAGATTATGGCGGTGTTTATGGTGCAGGGGGGCAGCGCTGGCGTGATTGGCGCGTTGTTAGGGGCAGTGCTGGGGACGCTATTGGCCAGCCAACTGAATACGCTGATGCCAATACTGGGCGTCTTGCTCGATGGCGCCGCGTTACCTGTGGATATTGATCCCGCGCAGGTGGTGACCATTGCCATTTCCGCGATGGTGATTGCTCTCTTATCAACACTTTACCCGTCATGGCGCGCCGCCGCCGTTCAACCCGCTGAGGCTTTACGCTATGAGTAA
- the nagK gene encoding N-acetylglucosamine kinase: MYYGFDMGGTKIELGVFDAELNKVWQKRVPTPRTHYDELLTMLVDLVHEADAQVGVQGKVGIGIPGIQTGDNDALFTANLPAAMGKPLRTDLSQRLQRDVRINNDANCFVLSEAWDAEFRSYPVVLGLILGTGLGGGLVINGRPVDGRNGIAGEFGHLRLPSDALDIIGVDIPRVKCGCGQSGCIENYISGRGFEWLYEHMYGEALPAVTIIRHYRGGEEKAREFVDRFMDLLAACLGNLLTLFDPHLLVLGGGLSNFDEIYQILPTRLPSRLLPIAKLPRIEKARHGDAGGVRGAALLHLMDN; this comes from the coding sequence ATGTACTACGGTTTTGACATGGGCGGAACGAAAATTGAGCTGGGCGTGTTCGACGCCGAGCTGAACAAAGTATGGCAAAAGCGGGTGCCGACACCGCGTACGCATTACGATGAGCTGCTCACTATGCTGGTTGATCTGGTGCATGAGGCCGACGCACAGGTCGGTGTACAGGGCAAGGTCGGTATTGGCATACCGGGAATACAAACGGGCGATAACGACGCGCTGTTTACCGCTAATCTGCCTGCGGCGATGGGCAAACCACTGCGTACGGATCTGTCGCAGCGTTTGCAGCGAGATGTTCGTATCAACAACGATGCCAACTGCTTTGTGCTGTCGGAAGCGTGGGACGCGGAATTTCGTTCCTATCCTGTCGTTTTGGGCCTAATTCTGGGGACGGGGCTGGGTGGTGGACTGGTGATTAACGGGCGTCCGGTGGACGGGCGCAACGGTATCGCCGGTGAGTTTGGTCATCTCCGCCTGCCGTCCGACGCGCTGGATATCATCGGTGTGGATATTCCCCGCGTGAAGTGCGGCTGTGGGCAATCTGGCTGCATTGAGAATTATATTTCCGGCCGTGGTTTTGAATGGCTATATGAGCATATGTATGGTGAAGCTCTGCCTGCCGTAACCATCATCCGGCACTATCGTGGTGGAGAGGAAAAAGCACGAGAATTTGTCGACCGTTTTATGGATTTGCTGGCGGCCTGTTTGGGTAACCTGCTGACCCTATTCGATCCGCATCTGCTGGTGCTAGGCGGCGGCCTGTCGAATTTTGATGAAATTTATCAGATTCTGCCGACGCGTCTTCCTTCACGACTTTTACCGATTGCGAAACTGCCACGGATAGAGAAAGCGCGTCACGGTGATGCGGGCGGCGTACGTGGCGCGGCGTTGCTACACTTAATGGATAACTAG
- the lolE gene encoding lipoprotein-releasing ABC transporter permease subunit LolE, translated as MTFPPLSLLIGLRFSRGRRRGGMVSLISVISTLGIALGVAVLILGLSAMNGFERELNNRILAVVPHGEIAPVNQPFDGWQDILPKIEQVPGVAAAAPYINFTGLLENGAKLQAVQVKGVDPQQEKRLSALPNYVLNDAWQRFHAGEQQVIIGQGVAKALNVAQGDWVTVMIPNSDPEMKLMQPKRIRLHISGILQLSGQLDHGLALIPLADAQQYLDMGQSVTGIAIKANDVFSANKLVRDAGLVTKSYVTIRSWIGTYGYMYRDIQMVRTIMYLAMILVIGVACFNIVSTLVMAVKDKSSDIAVLRTLGASDGLIRAIFVWYGLLAGLLGSVIGAVIGVIATLQLTPIIHGIEALIGHKLLSGDIYFIDFLPSELHLMDVFIVLGTSLVLSLIASWYPARRASRIDPARVLSGQ; from the coding sequence ATGACATTTCCTCCGCTCTCGTTGCTGATTGGCCTGCGTTTTAGCCGTGGCCGTCGGCGTGGCGGCATGGTTTCGCTGATTTCAGTTATTTCGACGTTAGGGATTGCCCTCGGCGTGGCGGTGTTGATTCTTGGCCTGAGTGCGATGAATGGCTTTGAACGTGAACTGAATAACCGCATCCTCGCCGTCGTGCCACATGGCGAGATCGCGCCGGTCAATCAACCTTTCGACGGCTGGCAGGACATCCTGCCTAAAATCGAACAGGTGCCTGGTGTTGCAGCCGCAGCGCCTTATATCAATTTCACTGGTCTGCTTGAGAACGGTGCCAAACTTCAGGCGGTTCAGGTAAAAGGCGTCGATCCGCAGCAGGAGAAACGTCTCAGCGCGCTGCCTAATTATGTTCTCAATGATGCCTGGCAGCGGTTTCACGCGGGCGAACAGCAGGTCATCATTGGGCAAGGTGTGGCAAAGGCGCTGAATGTTGCGCAAGGGGACTGGGTCACGGTGATGATCCCGAACAGCGACCCGGAAATGAAGCTGATGCAGCCTAAACGCATCCGGCTGCACATCAGCGGCATCTTACAATTGAGCGGCCAGCTCGATCACGGTTTAGCGCTGATTCCACTTGCGGATGCCCAACAGTATCTGGATATGGGGCAGAGTGTAACGGGAATTGCGATCAAGGCTAACGACGTGTTCTCCGCCAATAAGCTGGTGCGGGATGCAGGTTTAGTCACGAAGTCTTATGTCACTATTCGCAGTTGGATTGGCACCTATGGCTATATGTATCGGGACATCCAGATGGTGAGAACTATCATGTATCTGGCAATGATCCTGGTGATTGGCGTGGCCTGTTTTAATATTGTTTCAACGCTGGTGATGGCGGTGAAGGATAAAAGCAGCGATATCGCGGTCCTGCGTACGCTGGGAGCATCAGACGGACTGATTCGAGCGATCTTTGTGTGGTATGGGCTACTGGCCGGACTGCTGGGCAGCGTGATAGGTGCGGTGATTGGCGTGATAGCTACCTTGCAATTGACGCCAATTATTCACGGCATTGAAGCCCTCATCGGCCATAAGCTGTTGTCTGGCGACATCTATTTTATCGATTTTCTACCGTCAGAATTGCACCTGATGGATGTCTTTATCGTATTAGGAACCTCGCTGGTACTGAGTCTGATTGCCAGCTGGTATCCGGCACGGCGCGCCAGCCGGATTGACCCTGCCCGCGTCTTGAGCGGACAGTAA
- a CDS encoding helix-turn-helix domain-containing protein, with the protein MTRSEIFFLNAGWKILLKDLGVRPVNVMRRAGLPDDLLSRSAVGLSTAEYFRFWQGLEEEVGAPLFPLDIVKKVSADFFDPPLFAALCSTSLMQAAQRLAKYKQLMAPMRLDIRVGQDGNMTLAPVWLYAQSEVPFSLQIAELAFFIRLAELGTRESVNALHVALPVLPPSPYSRHYTHFSGCDIVHGPQPLITFSSTDSLRPFLTASDGMWKIFEPELRRRLSELDEKASITERVRALLLELLPGNSAGVAVVAGRLAMSRRTLQRRLEEEGESFRSLLNGTREKLARHYLESTSMPAGEIAFLLGFDDPNSFYRAFHEWTGQTPDSVRNTAHLH; encoded by the coding sequence ATGACACGCAGCGAAATATTTTTTCTCAACGCGGGCTGGAAGATCTTGTTGAAGGATTTGGGTGTTCGGCCTGTGAATGTAATGCGCAGGGCTGGTCTGCCGGATGATTTATTGTCGAGAAGCGCTGTGGGGCTCTCTACGGCAGAATATTTTCGCTTTTGGCAGGGGCTTGAAGAGGAGGTCGGTGCACCGTTATTTCCTCTGGATATTGTGAAAAAGGTTTCCGCTGACTTTTTTGATCCTCCACTTTTTGCCGCGCTGTGCAGCACCAGCCTGATGCAGGCCGCTCAACGACTGGCAAAGTACAAGCAGTTGATGGCTCCGATGCGTCTGGATATCCGGGTAGGTCAGGATGGTAATATGACGCTGGCACCTGTCTGGCTGTATGCACAGAGTGAGGTGCCATTCTCATTGCAGATTGCTGAGCTTGCCTTTTTTATTCGTTTGGCGGAGCTGGGTACGCGTGAATCTGTCAATGCGCTTCATGTTGCTCTGCCGGTGCTCCCGCCGTCGCCGTATTCTCGCCATTACACCCATTTCTCTGGGTGTGACATTGTGCATGGCCCACAGCCGTTAATTACTTTTTCATCCACCGACAGCCTGCGTCCATTCCTCACAGCCAGTGATGGAATGTGGAAGATTTTCGAGCCTGAACTTCGCCGCCGCCTGAGTGAACTGGATGAGAAGGCCAGTATTACCGAGCGTGTTCGGGCGCTGCTATTGGAATTGTTGCCCGGTAATAGCGCAGGTGTCGCTGTGGTTGCGGGCCGACTGGCGATGAGCAGGCGGACACTCCAGCGGCGTCTGGAAGAAGAAGGAGAAAGCTTTCGCTCACTGCTGAACGGTACGCGTGAAAAACTGGCGCGACATTATCTCGAGAGCACATCAATGCCCGCAGGCGAAATCGCTTTTCTTCTCGGATTTGACGATCCGAACTCTTTTTACCGCGCGTTCCATGAGTGGACGGGTCAGACGCCGGACAGCGTTCGCAATACGGCACACTTACACTGA
- the mfd gene encoding transcription-repair coupling factor, protein MMPENYRYSLPSKAGEQRLLGQLTGAACAVECAEIIERHAGLVVLIAPDMQNALRLRDEIQQFTDQHVTTLPDWETLPYDSFSPHQEIISTRLSTLYQLPNMTRGVLILPVNTLMQRVCPHSFLHGHALVLKKGQRLARDKLRSQLEQAGYRSVDQVMEHGEYATRGALLDLFPMGSEEPYRIDFFDDEIDSLRLFDVDTQRTLNEVPHINLLPAHEFPTDKTAIELFRSQWREQFEVRRDAEHIYQQVSKGVWPAGIEYWQPLFFSEPLPSLFSYFPNNTLIVNTGNIEQSAERFWQDIQQRFESRRVDPMRPLLPSDSLWLRVEGLFTELKAWPRVQLRTDTLPEKAANVNLAYLPLPEMAIQHQQKSPLDALRRFIEQSEGQVIFSVESEGRRETLQELLARIKLNPTLISTLEQAQERGTYLIIGASEHGFIDTLRQRALICESDLLGERVSRRRQDNRRTINTDTLIRNLAELRPGQPVVHLEHGVGRYAGLTTLEAGGIKAEYLILTYAGEDKLYVPVSSLHLISRYAGGADENAPLHKLGGDAWSRARQKAAERVRDVAAELLDIYAQRAAKSGFAFKHDKTQYQLFCESFPFETTPDQAQAINAVLSDMCQPLAMDRLVCGDVGFGKTEVAMRAAFLAVENHKQVAVLVPTTLLAQQHFDNFRDRFANWPVKIEMISRFRSAREQTQVLEETQEGKVDILIGTHKLLQSDVRWRDLGLLIVDEEHRFGVRHKERIKAMRADVDILTLTATPIPRTLNMAMSGMRDLSIIATPPARRLAVKTFVREYDNLVVREAILREILRGGQVYYLYNDVENIEKATQRLAELVPEARIAIGHGQMRERELERVMNDFHHQRFNVLVCTTIIETGIDIPSANTIIIERADHFGLAQLHQLRGRVGRSHHQAYAYLLTPNPKAMSTDAQKRLEAIASLEDLGAGFALATHDLEIRGAGELLGEDQSGQMTSVGFSLYMELLESAVDALKAGREPSLEDLINSQTDVELRLPALLPDDFIPDVNTRLSLYKRIASAKTSDELDELKVELIDRFGLLPDASRYLLQIAALRQQAQALGIRRIEGNEKGGFIEFSEQNRVDPSHLIGLLQRDPGTYRLDGPTRLKFMKDLSDRPQRIEFIGSLLGNMAQHTLAA, encoded by the coding sequence ATGATGCCTGAAAATTACCGTTATTCGCTGCCATCCAAAGCCGGTGAGCAGCGCCTGCTGGGCCAGTTAACCGGCGCTGCCTGCGCCGTTGAATGTGCAGAGATTATTGAACGCCACGCCGGGCTGGTGGTGCTTATCGCTCCCGATATGCAAAATGCCCTGCGCTTACGCGATGAGATTCAGCAATTTACCGACCAGCACGTCACCACACTGCCTGACTGGGAAACGCTGCCCTACGATAGTTTTTCTCCGCATCAGGAGATTATTTCGACTCGCCTTTCCACGCTCTATCAACTCCCCAACATGACGCGCGGCGTTCTGATTCTGCCGGTTAACACGCTCATGCAGCGCGTCTGTCCGCACAGTTTCCTGCACGGCCATGCGTTGGTGTTGAAAAAAGGCCAGCGCCTCGCGCGCGATAAGCTGCGTTCGCAATTGGAGCAGGCGGGCTATCGCAGTGTCGATCAGGTCATGGAACACGGTGAATATGCCACGCGCGGCGCGTTGTTAGATCTGTTCCCGATGGGGAGCGAAGAACCTTATCGCATCGATTTCTTTGATGACGAGATCGACAGTCTGCGTCTGTTCGATGTGGATACGCAGCGCACGCTGAATGAAGTGCCGCACATTAATCTGCTGCCTGCGCACGAGTTCCCAACGGATAAAACCGCCATCGAACTTTTTCGCAGCCAGTGGCGCGAACAGTTCGAGGTACGGCGCGATGCCGAGCACATCTATCAACAGGTCAGCAAAGGCGTCTGGCCCGCAGGGATCGAATACTGGCAGCCGTTATTCTTCAGTGAGCCGCTGCCATCGCTGTTCAGTTACTTCCCTAATAACACGCTGATCGTCAACACGGGGAATATCGAACAGAGCGCCGAGCGCTTCTGGCAGGATATTCAGCAGCGCTTTGAAAGCCGCCGTGTCGATCCCATGCGCCCATTACTGCCGTCAGACTCACTCTGGCTGCGGGTAGAAGGTCTGTTCACGGAGCTGAAAGCGTGGCCGCGCGTACAATTGAGAACCGATACTCTGCCGGAAAAAGCCGCCAACGTGAATCTGGCCTATCTGCCGTTGCCAGAGATGGCGATTCAGCATCAACAGAAATCCCCGCTGGATGCACTGCGCCGCTTCATTGAACAGTCAGAAGGTCAGGTCATTTTCTCCGTCGAGAGCGAAGGCCGTCGCGAAACGCTACAAGAGCTATTGGCACGCATCAAACTGAATCCTACGCTCATCAGCACGCTGGAACAGGCTCAGGAGCGTGGCACCTACCTGATCATCGGTGCCAGCGAGCACGGTTTTATCGACACGCTGCGCCAGCGCGCCTTAATCTGCGAAAGCGATCTGCTGGGCGAACGCGTTAGCCGTCGTCGTCAGGATAATCGCCGCACGATCAATACCGATACGCTGATCCGCAATCTGGCGGAACTGCGACCGGGGCAGCCCGTCGTCCATCTTGAACACGGCGTTGGTCGCTATGCTGGGCTGACAACGCTGGAAGCCGGTGGCATCAAGGCTGAATACCTGATTTTGACCTACGCGGGCGAAGACAAGCTGTACGTCCCCGTTTCTTCACTGCATTTGATCAGCCGCTACGCAGGCGGTGCCGATGAAAATGCACCGCTGCATAAACTGGGTGGCGATGCGTGGTCGCGCGCACGGCAAAAAGCGGCGGAAAGAGTACGTGATGTCGCCGCCGAACTGCTGGATATTTATGCTCAGCGCGCAGCGAAAAGCGGTTTTGCCTTTAAACATGACAAAACGCAGTATCAGCTTTTCTGCGAAAGCTTCCCCTTTGAAACGACCCCCGATCAGGCGCAGGCCATCAACGCCGTACTGAGCGACATGTGTCAGCCGCTGGCGATGGATCGTCTGGTGTGTGGCGATGTCGGTTTTGGTAAAACCGAAGTGGCGATGCGCGCCGCGTTTCTGGCGGTTGAAAACCACAAGCAGGTTGCCGTTCTGGTGCCAACGACGCTGTTGGCTCAACAGCATTTTGACAACTTCCGCGATCGCTTTGCCAACTGGCCGGTGAAGATTGAAATGATCTCCCGCTTCCGTAGCGCCCGTGAGCAAACTCAGGTGCTGGAGGAAACGCAGGAAGGCAAGGTCGATATTCTGATCGGCACCCATAAGCTGTTGCAGAGCGACGTGCGCTGGCGCGATTTAGGGCTGTTGATTGTGGACGAAGAACACCGCTTCGGCGTGCGTCACAAAGAGCGCATCAAAGCGATGCGGGCGGATGTCGATATCCTGACGCTAACCGCTACACCGATTCCGCGCACGCTCAACATGGCGATGAGCGGGATGCGCGATCTGTCGATCATCGCCACGCCCCCTGCCCGTCGTTTAGCGGTAAAAACGTTCGTGCGCGAATATGACAATCTGGTGGTACGCGAAGCCATCCTGCGTGAAATCCTGCGCGGTGGGCAGGTGTATTACCTCTATAACGATGTCGAAAATATCGAAAAAGCCACTCAGCGACTGGCGGAACTGGTGCCGGAAGCACGTATCGCTATCGGCCACGGCCAGATGCGTGAACGTGAGTTGGAACGGGTCATGAACGACTTCCACCACCAGCGTTTTAACGTGCTGGTGTGTACCACCATCATCGAAACCGGGATCGACATCCCGAGCGCCAACACCATCATCATCGAGCGTGCCGACCACTTCGGTCTGGCGCAGTTACACCAGTTGCGTGGCCGCGTCGGGCGTTCCCATCATCAGGCTTATGCCTACCTGCTGACGCCGAACCCCAAAGCGATGAGTACCGATGCGCAGAAACGTCTGGAAGCGATCGCTTCGCTGGAAGACCTCGGCGCAGGCTTTGCGCTGGCAACGCACGATCTGGAAATCCGCGGCGCAGGCGAGCTGCTTGGAGAAGACCAGAGCGGACAGATGACCAGCGTCGGTTTCTCGCTGTATATGGAACTGCTGGAAAGCGCCGTCGATGCTCTGAAAGCAGGTCGGGAGCCGTCGCTGGAAGATCTGATCAACAGCCAGACCGACGTCGAACTACGGTTACCTGCCCTGCTACCCGATGATTTCATTCCCGACGTCAATACGCGCCTGTCGTTATACAAACGTATCGCCAGTGCGAAAACCAGCGACGAGCTGGATGAGCTGAAGGTCGAGCTGATCGATCGTTTCGGCCTCCTGCCCGATGCAAGCCGCTATCTGTTGCAGATTGCTGCCCTGCGCCAGCAGGCGCAAGCGCTGGGTATTCGCCGTATTGAAGGCAATGAGAAAGGTGGATTTATCGAATTCAGCGAGCAAAATCGCGTCGATCCCTCTCACCTCATCGGCTTGCTACAGCGCGACCCGGGCACCTACCGTCTTGATGGCCCGACCCGCCTGAAATTTATGAAGGATTTAAGCGATCGCCCGCAGCGCATTGAGTTTATCGGTTCGCTGTTGGGGAACATGGCGCAGCATACGCTGGCGGCATAA
- the cobB gene encoding Sir2 family NAD+-dependent deacetylase, giving the protein MYTRQRLGRFHKGKRMRQQRLRARIFHRDYLAASEVKKPRVVVLTGAGISAESGIRTFRAADGLWEEHRVEDVATPEGFQRNPELVQAFYNARRRQLQQPEIVPNAAHLALANLEAMLEDNFLLITQNIDNLHERAGSQRVIHMHGELLKIRCSQSGQIVEWTDDLAVGERCHCCQFPAPLRPHVVWFGEMPLHMDKIYHALSQADYFIAIGTSGHVYPAAGFVHEAHSHGAYTLELNLEPSQVESQFDEKIYGPASTVVPEFVAAWLTRGQSIKF; this is encoded by the coding sequence ATGTATACGCGTCAACGATTAGGGCGTTTTCATAAGGGAAAGCGTATGCGGCAACAGCGTCTTCGTGCGCGTATTTTCCATCGTGATTATCTGGCAGCAAGCGAAGTGAAAAAACCGCGCGTGGTGGTACTGACGGGGGCTGGTATCTCAGCGGAGTCGGGTATTCGTACCTTTCGCGCTGCCGATGGCCTGTGGGAGGAACACCGCGTCGAGGATGTCGCCACGCCGGAAGGCTTTCAGCGTAACCCTGAGCTGGTGCAGGCGTTTTATAACGCTCGTCGCCGTCAGCTACAGCAGCCGGAAATTGTGCCAAATGCCGCACATCTGGCATTGGCCAACCTGGAAGCGATGCTGGAAGATAACTTCCTGCTGATTACGCAAAATATCGATAACCTGCATGAGCGTGCCGGTAGCCAGCGTGTCATTCATATGCACGGTGAGCTGCTGAAAATACGCTGTAGCCAAAGTGGACAGATCGTTGAGTGGACGGACGATCTCGCCGTCGGTGAACGCTGCCACTGCTGTCAATTTCCCGCGCCTTTACGCCCGCATGTAGTGTGGTTTGGTGAAATGCCGTTGCACATGGACAAGATTTACCATGCGCTGTCGCAGGCAGATTACTTTATTGCGATTGGCACATCGGGGCATGTGTATCCCGCTGCCGGTTTTGTCCATGAGGCTCATTCGCACGGTGCCTACACGCTGGAGCTGAATCTGGAGCCCAGCCAGGTAGAAAGCCAGTTTGATGAAAAAATCTACGGTCCCGCCAGTACAGTCGTGCCAGAGTTTGTCGCGGCCTGGCTGACGCGTGGTCAAAGCATCAAGTTTTAA